Sequence from the Maribacter algicola genome:
TCCATTTTTCACCGGCCTTGATGGTTGCGGTAATGAAACCAGCGTGGATATCCAGATTTCCTTGATATGTGTTCTCTGGCAATCCAGGTCTGTTCACATTTCCAATATCATTATTGATTGGATTAAGGACCAATAGATTGTATATGCCGGTCCCATTTGGAATATTTATATTGTCTACATTAAATATGCTGTTGAAATTGTTCACATCTGTAATTGGGTTACCATCCCTGTCTTGGATATCATAGCCGTACCTAATACTACTGAACCTTCTTTCTTTTGTCCTACCGTTATATCCAAAGTTCCAAGTTAGATTTTCAGATGTTTTATAAGTCAAATTAATGTAGCTGTTTAATTCATCGTCCTTTATATCTTGGAAAAACCGTTGGTTGTCAAAAGGAATATTTGTATAGAAAACAGGGTTTGTGGAGGCATCCCCATCTAGAGCCAATTGATAATTTTCCAAGGTTATCCTTTTTCTATCAGGCTCATAGGAAAATACTTTGTTGTAACCAGTTCCCCAGTCAAGACTAAATTTTTCGTCGAAAATATGCTGGCCAGTTAATTGATTTACGAATATCATATCTTGATTGAACTGAACGTTCATTACATAGAAACCTTGATCTGTATCCAATATGGCGTCCCTATTTTTCCCTTGTCCGTTCACACCATAGAATCCAACGGCATCAGTGGCACTATTGATGAAAAGACTGTTATAATTTACCTTATGGTCATTATTAATCTTATAGGTAGTATTCAATAGTGCCGTTGTGGATGTTTTGTACGCATATTCCTCCACATTGGGAAAATCTATTTTCAATACATTCGTGAAGTCCCTGGCCGGGCCTTCTAATAATTGATATCCGCTATCGAAACCTGCAGAGGCAAAAAAGCTCAGTCTTGATTCGTCCCCAAAATTAAATGAGTAACCTCCTTCGACCGCTCCGTTCAAATTGATGGGGTCCCATGAATTTTCCGGGTCAACACCATGAGAAAGCACAACGGCAAAAGGGTTGTTATCATACCTATTATAAAAGCCATATGCACTGGTGCCTTCACTTTTAAAGAAATCTTCTCCAAAGGCATTTGTATTCAGTCCACTTCCAAGGGATATGTCAAAATATCCATCGCCTGTATACTCTTTGGGTTTAATATTTACATTACCTGCCGCAAAATCAGAATAATAAGAGCTATTATATGCCTTACTTACAGATACGTTTTCAATAATGCTCGATGCAAACAAATCTAGATTAATATTCTTTTTATTCACATCATTGGATGGTAGGGACAAGCCGTTCATAGTCGTATTTTGATACCGATCTCCAAGTCCACGAACATATACGTTGCTAGAACCTTGTTGCTTTGAAATACCTGAAATTTGCGCCACTGCCGCAGCGGCATCATCAATACCCTTTAAAGTCAACGCCTCGGCACTAATGGCTTCTTGCATAATCGCCGCATTTTTTTGTTGAAGCAATAGGGCTACCTCCGAGTCCTTTCTTGATGTGGTTACTACGGTTACCTCTTCCAACGCCATACCTTCTGATGCGCTCATAGGAACATTTACCGTTGTTACCTTGCCTGCGACTACATTTACCTGTGGAACTTCTATGGTCTCGTATCCCAAATAACTAAACACAACAATATAAACCCCTGGTTCTAGGTTGTCAATCTCATAAAGTCCATCAAAATCTGAAGTAGCGCCCTTAGTAGTACCCTTAATAAGTACATTGGCAAAAGCAAGCGGTTCATCATTATATTCCTTGTCCGTTAGCTTACCAACAATGGACCCGGTGCTCTGCGCAAAGGCTCCTGCGCTAAAAATCAATAATATACTTACCAAAAATTTTTTCATTGTACGTTTGATCTCTAAAATCTTGCGCAAAGAACGCTTGGGGTTGTAAAAGTCGGGTTACGGTCATGTTAAATGTGGTTTGCAAAAAGGTTACCTAAACGTTACTATATTAAATCAACGTTAAGCGATTTTGTCATACGGGGATAATCTGTACTTTTGATAAATTAACACGTCCAAAAAACGATTGGGGATACTGCTAAACCATTGCATTTTAATACTTTTAGTTGCCTCTGACCATTAAAGACCAAACCATAGGATAAAATGAAGAAAAAGGATATTACCATACTTTTAGTGGATGACGAACCGGATATTTTGGAAATCTTAAGTTATAATCTCTCTTCTGAAGGCTATGAAATCATTACGGCCAAAAACGGTGCAGAGGGCGTTAGCAAAGCCAAAAAGAAGCTCCCTAATTTGATTATCCTGGATGTCATGATGCCCGAGATGGACGGTATAGAGGCATGCGAAATCATGAGGAAGACGCCGGGATTGGAAAATACCATAATTACCTTTTTGACCGCCAGAGGCGAGGATTATTCACAGGTGGCCGGGTTTGATGCGGGAGCCGATGACTATATTACGAAACCCATAAAACCAAAGGTTTTGGTTAGCAAGGTAAATGCCTTGCTTAGAAGATTATCCAAGGAAGATGTGCCTGTAGAGGACATTACGAAGGTGGGGGACATCGTAATCAATAGGGAAGAATACAAGATCATCAATCAGGGGGAGGAAATCATACTTCCGCGAAAAGAGTTTGAACTATTGGCCCTATTGACTTCAAAGCCCAATAAAGTATTTAAGCGAGAGGTTATCTTGGATCGGGTTTGGGGCAATGAGGTGGTCGTTGGTGGAAGGACCATTGATGTCCACATCCGTAAGCTACGTGAGAAAATAGGGGAAGATCATTTTAAGACCGTTAAGGGCGTGGGGTATAAGTTTGTACTGTAATGGCCGTACGATCTAAAAAATCCTATAGGTTTGCCTTTCGGTCGGCATTATACATAGGAGCTATTTCTTTTTTTGTTCTTGGGGGTCTTTTGTGGTATTTCAATATGTTTGACGGGTTGCTATTGGGCATTGCCTCCTTGCTCATTTTCACCCTTTCCTTTGTCACCCTTCAATTAAGGATCGAGCGATTCATCTACCGCCGGATCAAGAAAATTTATGACGATGTGGAATTGTTGGAATCCACTCCGCTCTCTACCAACCCGGTAACTACGGATATGCGTACCCTTACCGCCGAAATCGAAAAGTTTGCCAAGGACAAGAAGATAGAAATAGATACGCTAAAGATTAGGGAAGAGTATCGAAGGGATTTTTTGGGCAACGTTTCGCACGAGTTAAAGACTCCTTTGTTCACCGCGCAGGGTTATTTGGAAACACTTTTGGACGGGGCCATTGAGGACAAAAATATCCGAAGAAAATACATTTCCAGGGCCAATAAGGCAGTGGAGCGACTTATTTATATTGTACGTGACCTGGATTTGATCACCAAACTTGAGGTGGGCGATTTGCGATTGGAAAAGGAGGATTTCAATATTATCGAGCTCATACAAAATGTGTTCGACCTCCTAGAAATGAAGGCTCACAAAAAGAAAATTGTCCTCACTTTTGATATGGCCTATCCAAATCCTATAATGGTATATGCCGATAAGGAAAAAATCCAACAAGTATTGACCAACCTACTTGTGAATTCCATCAAATATGGGAACGAGAACGGCACTACAGAGGTCAGTGTTGAAAATTTGGTCAAGAACAAGGTTATTGTACGGGTAACCGATAACGGGGAGGGCATCCCTGCCAATCACTTGCCCAGATTGTTCGAACGTTTTTATAGGGTCGATCCAAGTGGTAGTAGAAAGGAAGGGGGCAGTGGCCTGGGTCTATCTATCGTAAAGCACGTAATTGAGGCACACGGTGAAAAAATTTATGTGGAGAGTTCCGAGGATGTGGGCTCCGAGTTTTCCTTTACCCTGGAGAAGAGTAAGTTAGAAAATACAAAATCCAAAAAATAAGTGCCTTCTCAATTTTCTTAGCTTTGTGGTTTTAAAGAACAAATTGTGGGCAGTAAGAACAAGCTAAAAAGATTCAAGGAAAACGAAACCTTTCCAAACGTAATCCAACCAACCCGGAAAGAAGTCACGAATGGTTTTGCATACCAGGGAAATTGGAAGGCACATTTTAAAAACGACCATCCGATTGTGTTGGAACTGGGTTGCGGAAAGGGCGAGTACACCATAGGTCTGGCCAAAAGGAACCCGCATAAGAATTTCATAGGTATCGACATCAAGGGCGCCAGATTTTGGAGGGGCGCCAAAACTGCCTTGGAGGAAGAACTGTCAAACGTAGCCTTTCTAAGAACCCAGATAGAGCTGGTGGACCTTTTGTTCGGAAAAAATGAAGTTTCTGAAATCTGGATTACTTTTCCCGACCCCCAAATCAAGTACAAACGTACCAAACATAGAATGACCAATGCCGCTTTTTTGGAGAAATACAAACGAATTTTGGAGCCCCAAGGATTGATGCACCTTAAGACCGATAGTGAGTTTATGCACGGCTATACATTGGGACTTTTGCATGGTTTGGGGATGGATGTCATTTACGCCAATCACGACGTCTACAAAAATGAAGGCAGCCCAAAGGATGTCTTGGAGATACAGACATTCTACGAAAATCAGTATCTTGAGAAAGGGAAACCCATAACCTATATTCAGTTTAGGATACACTAGCCCATGCAACATTTGCTAATCCTTTTCTTCGCTACCTTTTCAGCGGCGTTCATGGCCACGGTACCGCCGGGTCTTTTAAATTTAAACGCCGCCAAGACCAGTGTGGAGAAAAATAAGCTTAACGGGGTTATTTTTAGTCTTGGGGTATCTACGGTCATTATGCTACAGGCAACCATAGCTGTTTTTATCTCTAAATTCTTGGATAGAAACCCCCAAGTGGTATCTACCCTGCTGGAAGTGGCCATCGTAGTCTTCGCCTCTTTGG
This genomic interval carries:
- a CDS encoding TonB-dependent receptor, which encodes MKKFLVSILLIFSAGAFAQSTGSIVGKLTDKEYNDEPLAFANVLIKGTTKGATSDFDGLYEIDNLEPGVYIVVFSYLGYETIEVPQVNVVAGKVTTVNVPMSASEGMALEEVTVVTTSRKDSEVALLLQQKNAAIMQEAISAEALTLKGIDDAAAAVAQISGISKQQGSSNVYVRGLGDRYQNTTMNGLSLPSNDVNKKNINLDLFASSIIENVSVSKAYNSSYYSDFAAGNVNIKPKEYTGDGYFDISLGSGLNTNAFGEDFFKSEGTSAYGFYNRYDNNPFAVVLSHGVDPENSWDPINLNGAVEGGYSFNFGDESRLSFFASAGFDSGYQLLEGPARDFTNVLKIDFPNVEEYAYKTSTTALLNTTYKINNDHKVNYNSLFINSATDAVGFYGVNGQGKNRDAILDTDQGFYVMNVQFNQDMIFVNQLTGQHIFDEKFSLDWGTGYNKVFSYEPDRKRITLENYQLALDGDASTNPVFYTNIPFDNQRFFQDIKDDELNSYINLTYKTSENLTWNFGYNGRTKERRFSSIRYGYDIQDRDGNPITDVNNFNSIFNVDNINIPNGTGIYNLLVLNPINNDIGNVNRPGLPENTYQGNLDIHAGFITATIKAGEKWTFIPGFRAESFSQRVQYDVINIRPDDPGVRIVYENLFLPSLNLKYSLNDDSNLRFAFSKTASFPEFKEAAPFVYESVTQRVGGNPDLLGGLDGTGAIYSNVYNFDLKYEWFRERGEIFSLAAFAKTINDPVNRVVAADATGTQRYFRTGDRADVYGVELELRKNLIMDEDENAIVSLGLNTAYTKTKQDLKDIPAGDLNTFGTSFDRDSDELEGASPFIINTDINYSPTFGSYKPKATLAYSYFSDRIFSLGAGSLGNIVEKAVPTLNFIWKNSFGDNFEANLSAKNLLNPDISLVREGTELGDIVIREFNLGLNIGLTLKYKF
- the trmB gene encoding tRNA (guanosine(46)-N7)-methyltransferase TrmB — encoded protein: MGSKNKLKRFKENETFPNVIQPTRKEVTNGFAYQGNWKAHFKNDHPIVLELGCGKGEYTIGLAKRNPHKNFIGIDIKGARFWRGAKTALEEELSNVAFLRTQIELVDLLFGKNEVSEIWITFPDPQIKYKRTKHRMTNAAFLEKYKRILEPQGLMHLKTDSEFMHGYTLGLLHGLGMDVIYANHDVYKNEGSPKDVLEIQTFYENQYLEKGKPITYIQFRIH
- a CDS encoding sensor histidine kinase — encoded protein: MAVRSKKSYRFAFRSALYIGAISFFVLGGLLWYFNMFDGLLLGIASLLIFTLSFVTLQLRIERFIYRRIKKIYDDVELLESTPLSTNPVTTDMRTLTAEIEKFAKDKKIEIDTLKIREEYRRDFLGNVSHELKTPLFTAQGYLETLLDGAIEDKNIRRKYISRANKAVERLIYIVRDLDLITKLEVGDLRLEKEDFNIIELIQNVFDLLEMKAHKKKIVLTFDMAYPNPIMVYADKEKIQQVLTNLLVNSIKYGNENGTTEVSVENLVKNKVIVRVTDNGEGIPANHLPRLFERFYRVDPSGSRKEGGSGLGLSIVKHVIEAHGEKIYVESSEDVGSEFSFTLEKSKLENTKSKK
- a CDS encoding response regulator transcription factor codes for the protein MKKKDITILLVDDEPDILEILSYNLSSEGYEIITAKNGAEGVSKAKKKLPNLIILDVMMPEMDGIEACEIMRKTPGLENTIITFLTARGEDYSQVAGFDAGADDYITKPIKPKVLVSKVNALLRRLSKEDVPVEDITKVGDIVINREEYKIINQGEEIILPRKEFELLALLTSKPNKVFKREVILDRVWGNEVVVGGRTIDVHIRKLREKIGEDHFKTVKGVGYKFVL